Part of the Triticum aestivum cultivar Chinese Spring chromosome 4D, IWGSC CS RefSeq v2.1, whole genome shotgun sequence genome is shown below.
GTGCAGCAACCTATTGATACGGACGATGGGATGAGAGGTAATCGGACATGACAGAGGTAATCGGATATATCGACAGAATGAAAAATCGGCGAGCCGTGCCATGCCAACCGAACCAACTGAAAAACCAGAGTTTGGGGAGACAAGTACCCGGtttaattattattattagggGAGATATAAGTGCCCCTATGCTTTAATACATGTTCAACACAACTTGGCAGGGTAACATCCCAGAAGAATATTTATTCAGCATGGAGTTAGGAACCAAGTCAACTCCATGTGTTGTAGCTTTTTATTTATTCCTTATTAGGCTTCAGATCCAGAGGAGGGGTAGCACTCCATCACTGCACTCCATCTTGCCCTTCTCCACACCTGTAGTTCAACAAAAGCACATTCAGCTCAAGGCTGCTGTCATGGATCTAAAACCCCAGGAAAGTTCATGGTACTAATGGTGGGCAGAGTATCCAATTCAGCATTGTAAATTGCATGGTATGAATAAAACGAAAGAAAAATACTTGCCTGCATACCTAAGGGCGGTGGCCCCAGCCCATTATGCTATCCTGGCATCTTTTGCCCTTTATCAGCAATCTCAAGAGATATGGAGCTCCTGTTTTTGATGTTCTAAGTTTGAACCGTACATTGTCATAGTTCCACAATGTCTCATAATAATAGGTTTTACCATATTTGAGGGTGGGTTTCCACTTCTCCAGCACACCACACGACAGTGAAGCCCAGCTAACTAAGAGCTCCTTAGGCCGCTGAATATAGTATCCAGTCCTTGAGTTCCATTTATCAAGTAAAGATTCATGAATCTCCGTGAACCTCTGTGCCTCACATAATACCACAGAGTACCTTGCCAGTGAAGTTGTCATCTGAAAGAAGTCGCTGACTCCATGTTTGTACCGAGAAAGAATCTTCAAAGCTCTCTTCATTGCCCTTTTGCCTAGATCAAGGTTTGCAAGGTTTGACCTACGACCAACTAGGTCTCTATAACTTCCACCGATTCCTAGAGAAATGGATCCGGGGAGCATACTTGAATATTGGGCGAATGAATGGATAATTCCTTGGGGATTTATGTATCCACCGATATACAGGTTATCGCTTCTAATCAGAAATACCACCTGATCATGGCCATTTACAATCTTGTTATATAACCAGGCCGGCGGTGGTTTTGCAACTCCAGTCTGATTTTCAAGCACAGGCAGACCTTCCCTTGACATGGTAAATGGCGAGCGCATTTTGGCTACTCGACGTCCTTCCCGAGCCAACCTAGCATAGTCCTCTAGATCCGCTTCCATCCCAATAAGTGGCACTCTGCCAATTAAAAAAGAACTAATTACTAAAGGCCATGAAATATTCGCATACTGTATACTTGTATTTATGCATTTAGTATaaggaaaataaaaacaaaaaaaagaggttCATACCCATTAATACTCTCAGGAATCTTGATAGCACTAGCAGGTTGAAATGCAATTACAACTCCTACCAATGTAATGAGAAGCTTTGCAATAGGAGTGAGTCTCTGCACAAAAAATGAAGACAAAGATGATTATGAGTACTTGTCTTTTGGTACGTACTtatatttttatatttattttttgccGCTGCCGGAGTTGATACTAAAACTGAGTGTCGTAAATCTCATGAGATACAAGCCTATTTATTGTTTGGGAAAACTCTTAGTATTATCTACCGAGTCATTTGCTCGGTCCCACACACACCGCATCCATATCTCTCCCAGTCATATCTTTTCTCCGCGACTTTTCTCGCCCGCAACTTATCTTCTCCATTTAaagcatcttcaacagccgcgcCAAAAGACGCGCTCGCGGTAAACTGGGCTTTTAGCACGTGCGGGAcgttttcgcgcgctccagcggtggcgggaaacgattgcgcgcgcgcgggaaaaggcGGCAGCCCGCACGCTAGATTTGGCGCACCGCGTTCGGCGCGCCTATAAATTGCGGCGCCCTCTGCCACTCTCTCTCGCTCCCTCTAGCGCTTTCTCTCCTCGCCGCCGACACGACACCACCGCGCCATcatgccgcctcgccgccggggaggttcgggctaccgcggcgtccgcgtgcgTCCGTCCGGCACATACTCCGCCTCGATCCGGTTGGGCGGTGGCGTGCGCCTCGGCCTCGGAACCTTCGACACCGCCCAGGACGgtgcccgcgcgtacgacgctgcggcgtggcgcctccgacGGTCCCGTTGGGACATGAACTTCACTGACGTGGCGACGCCGGAGCGGGCACATGAGTTGGCTCCTttcccgcggcttatcaccgacgaggatcggcGCAAAAACCGGAGGCGGGAGCGCTGTCTTAGCCtgaccgagatggacgaggaagccatggcgttgtggAGGCAACGCTTCCCGCAAGATATTATCAATGAGGAACAGTTCTTCACCGAGAGGAGGgcggggagggaggagaggaggaaggagcgagccgcctatcacgaGGACAAGCGAACGCGAAAGGCGGTCGCTAAATACAACATCGCGCTAGAAGATGCGTAGTCCTGGGACTCCCGCGACGAGCGGTTCCTTGACGCCTACGCTCCAACGTctgaggaggacatcaccgaggcagaGTCCGAGTCGGAGAATGACGAGTAGTAGTAGTTTTTCGTTTTATTTATGTATCGTAGAACTATGTACTATGGACTATGTATTGTAGGAGAAGACTGAACTATGTACGCATTTCTATAAAATATAGCGCGCCTGCTGGAGCGGCTCGGGCGCGCTTTATTTTGCGGCGaccgctggagccagcgcaccGCCGCGCGCAAAACCTGGTTCACCCGGCGCTGTATTCTGACTTTTAACGCGTCGCGCGTTGCGCGGCttttggagatgctcttaccccCTTACCTCTCGCCGGATATGGAGACAGCTCTCGGCCGCTACCACCACTTTCCCCGCCACCGTGAATATAGAGAGGATTCAGACGCCGACCACCCTCCCGCGCATCCAAATCCCGACCGCGAAATTGATGCAACATCGCCGGTTGCATCACCGAGCGTCGCGGGTTGCTGTGATAGAGCTTCCTCGCGCGCCTGCCGGCGCTACGATGGAGATTCAGCGTGCGACCGCCAGCGCTGCGATAGAGGATCGCGTGCCGGCGCTGCAATGGAGCACCGCGTGCTGCTGAGGGCGATGCGATAGAGCTTCAGCGTGCGACCGCCGGCGCTGTGATAGAGGATCGCGTGCCGGCGCTGCAATGGAGCATCGCGTGGTGCTGAGGGCGACGCGATAGAGCTTCAGCATGCCACCGACGGCGCGTCGAGCCGGAGTTCCCCTCGCGTGAACCACCTGGTGCTGCGACCCGCGTATCTTGCCGGCAACGGAATCTGACAACGAAACACGCACGGTGGTGTGCACGCGGCGGCGGAGTCTCAATGCAGCGTGGGCGGGTTGCAATGTTCAGATGCTACTCTCGTCAGTGCTGCCGGCGATGTGGCGCTCCTCGGCGGCCACCGGTGCTGCGATGCAACGTTCATCGACGTCAGCCGGCGTTGTAATGGAGCACTGCGTGCTGCCGAGGACGCTGCAATGGAGCTTCAGCGTGTGACCGCTGGCGCGTCGAGCCGGAGTTCTCCCTCGCGTAAACCACCTGCTGCTGCGACCCGTGTATCTCGCCGGCGACGGAAGCTGACAACGCAACACGCATGGTGGTGCACGCGCGGCGGCGGAGCTTCAATGCAGCGTGGAGAGGGGTAGTTGCAATGTTCAGATGCAACTCCCGTCAGTGTTGCCGGCAATGCGGCGCTCATCGACGGCAGCCGGCACAGCGACACGGCGCTCCTCGGCAACTTCCAGTGCTGCAAAACGCTCGTCGGTGCTGTCGGCGGTTCTATGCAACACGTGTGTCGCTGCGGAGAGGAACCAGTGATGCGCGATGCAGCGCTCATCAGCGGCGTCGGTGCTGTGGTGGAGGCACTAGTGCTGCGGGAGCGGCGGCAGTGCTGCAAAGCATCCACGGTCAGAGTGGGGGTGGCGGAGCTGCAAGGCACCAATGGCAAGGACGGTGGCCGGCGTCGCTCTGATTTTTTGTAGCACGAGTGCTGCCGCGTGGCGAGAGATGCAACAGGTAGTGCGCAGCCTCGTGTCTCGTCGGGGTCGCAGCATCCGCTGCTGggtggccgccggcgccggtgcCACGGCGGAAGCGTTGAAGCTCATGTGGTGTCGCGTTGTGTGTAGACCCGGGGAAAGGAAAGGAAGACTGGCTGCATCACATGAATCGAACGGCCACCGCGCCTGAATCGTACGGCTGGCTAGCCGGATGATTTCGTGGGGAAATCATCCGGCTGATCCGTAGCAGCCGCCGCTATTGTTTGTCACCGCTTAACCGACAGATCGATTAGACATATCCTCCTCTAATTAAGATCTAGTCTAGTAAAAAACTGCTCAGATTCTAAAAAAGACTGCTGGAATCTACTTCcactggagtatatatatatacataaaaggGGGAGAAGGCATCGGTACCTGATTGTTGACGATGCTGCGGTTGACTGATGTGTCCGCCTcaacctcctccgccgccgctaCGGCCTCCACCGGCGACAaatcaaccgccgccgccgctacgGCCTCCACCTGCAAAGTCGCCGCTTCTTCCCAGTCCATCGTAGCAGCGGGCAGCGGCAGCGTCTCGGGAGTGCGCAGAGAGTGGCGGCGCAGGCCCAGTGCTCACGGGCAGGTGGCGAGCAAGAGCAGCGTGAGGGGAATGTGGAGgaataaataaaaagggaaaatCGTGGCGGCGCAGGCCCAGTGCTCACGGGCAGGTGGCGAGCAAGAGCAGCGTGAGGAGGGGATTCCTTTGTGTGGAGCAATAAATAAAAGGGCAAATCGTGTTTTAGACGAGTATGTGGGATAAGCGATAATACTACATCCTACATCCACGGAGAGACAAATGGGATACCCGCCTAAAGCACATCGCTTCCTTCCACTACCGTTACGCTGTGTTGTGCAGCCTGTGCTTACGTTGTTTACGCTGGAGCGCCAAACTCCCAAGCATCAACCAACGGCACATGGCTACAAACTAAACAACATAGTTAATTGCAAGGAACTACCACACTTCGGCACGTCGTGACGAATCAGTACCACCAGTCACTTTTTTTGCAGTTCAGTACCAGCTCAGAGCCTAAGTGTTGCGAAACGGTCTGACAGTCGTATAAGCCCGTATTGACCACGTATCTGACCGACCGGCCCAAGTGTCAGGTGCCACGGTGGCCTACCCGCTCGGTCACTCGTTCCAGCCCGGCTCGGTCGCACCATGTAGCTGGGCCGGGGCTCGTCGGACCGGAGCCAGCCGCACTCTGTCCCTCTCCTCGCCCCATCGCCCTCGTCGCTCCGATCCACCGCCACTCACCGCGCAGACCGCCGCGTCTGCCATCGCCGCCGCGCCATGGTCTTCGAGGATGAGAGCAGCGACGACTTGTCCAACCTGCAGATCTCCTCCTCCGAAGACGGTATGCATTATCAGGTCAGTGGTAGAGCTAGAGtgagttagggttagggtttctgATTTAAGGATTTTGGGGATTTGCTGATCTGGTTTTCTGATTTGGGGATTTGCTTCTGTAGATTCCTGCTAGCATTGAAGACCAAGACTACAATGGCTTGGAGAAGGCATCAGAAGGGCTCTGCGTGGAGCATCGGCTGCCAACTGAGCGTTGTGTAGCTTTTGAATCATTTGAGACGGGCAGGAGGTTTCTAGTTTGTGCTCAGCCTGTAAGACTCACGCTCTCTCTCTATGTTCACTGTAATATAGTTGGTAGCCTCTGTTTAGTAAGTTAGTACTACTGATGGAGTACTCCTACTGATGATGAAGCACATTGTTTAGTTATTTATTAGTAAGTTAGTAGCTTTGATGCTCACCTTTGTTAAACATGCCACCTGATGTTAGTAATATATATGGGCAGCAGCTTAGTTGGTAGTGGAGATGCTCATAGtttagttatttattagtactgaAGCTCACTGCAACATGTTGTGTAGGCATGTGCTCATGTATATTCCTGTTTAGTTAAATTGCCCACTTTTTTGTAGTAGTATATATGACCAGCAGCTTAGTTAGCAGTGTAAATGCTAATTTTTAATTGAGGCAGTATAGGTTGCAGTAGAAGTAGCACTTTTTAGTTGACCACATGTATAGGTTGTAGTTCTTATGCTCTTAGTTGATTTTTTAAAAGTGCCCTTTCATAATTGTAATTCTTGAGAGAGTAACAATATAAATGTTTACTATATACAGGAAAGTGAGAATTGTGGTTTTCTTGCGTGGGTTGACCCAGAGTGGCCTCCCACAATGCAAAATGCATTGTTGAAGCTTTGGGAAATGTTTGAAGACAGCAAGCATGCTAGGAGGAAGGATAACCTGGAAAGTTCACTTACTATCCACCACCTTAAAGAAGAGAAAAGGAATCTGGATGCCAactatgacaaactagttgaagatgTCCATCAACTTCTCGGTGCACAGGAGGACAGGGTGTTGGATTTGAGCTATGTGCAAGCTAAGGAGAAGAGAGCTGAGGTTGCCAGTGCATCAGCTGTGGCTGGCATGAAGAATGAGATGGAGAAGAAAGAGGCAGAGAACTTGAAGCTGAAAGAGAAGTATaaagtgctgatgaacctgctagAAGCTCAAGGCAGTGTCATTAGGAACCTGAAGACGAATCATTTGAAAGAGAAGGAAAAGCTAACTGAAGGCAACAACAATTTAAAGATTCAGGTTGATGAGCTCACCAAGTCTGTGAAAAAACTCACAGAAGAGAATGTGCAGCTGAACCTTCACATGTATGATCTCAAGAGGGGACATGAGAATCTGATAAAACGCAGGGATGAGTTAAAGCTCCAGCTAGCTGTTCAGTTCAATTCACTTGAGAAGAGCAAAGAGAAGTTGAAGTTGATCCATGACATCTTGAAGGAATGAGGTAGATGAAGATGATCTGGTAGATGAAGTAGAGCATACCtatcatgatatatgttgctttgataGAAGGCTTTGCTAATCTTTTGTGAAGGGTGGTTTAGTGAAGTGTAATGTATGGATGTAGTAGTTGTGAACAATGTTGAACTCCACTATGCTATGGTCTTTAGCTAATGTTGTAAGAATCTATTAATTATGGCTGTAAGAATCTATGGTTATGTTGAACTCCACTATGCTACGTTATTTAGCTAATGCTTTCTTAGATGGCTCAAGTTATACCTCTGATGAAATATGTTGCTTTGATGGCTGTTAGATGGCTCAAGTTATACCTCTAAACTAACGAATCCTGGTCCAAATCAAACCTTAGTGACGTTTTAGCCAAAAAAACGCTAACGTGGCCACTGTCCTATAGCCAAAAAAACGCTCTGAGTGGTGGCCCTGGTTATAACAGCAATGCGTGGGGGCGAACAGGAAACGgattggggatttgggggaaaaaactagggttaggcgacggcggaggcgattcctgagcgggccggcggcggaggcgatctcgcagggggcggcagcggcggcggctgcgtcCAAGGCAATGTCGTGGTCTTCGGGTCATTCTCAGGCTCCCAGCTTCCGTCGAGCCTCTGGAAGGAGAGGGGACGAATCGAGGTCGCCGGTGCCCTACCGTGAGAGCCCGATGGCGTACGAGCCGGAGAAGCTCTGCTGGTGCAGGCCGCGTTGGAAGGCCCCGAGATGGATCTCATGGAGCCGTCAGAACCCAGGCGGAGGTACTACGCCTGCGTGGATGCCATGGTGAGCTTCATTTTTGTTCTATTTTTCTGTTCATTAGATCTTCTCCCCTCTCAAACCCTGATTTCTGTTGGTACAGCATGGTAGTTGTGGCTTTGTTGAATGGCATCATGATCATCTGCCCAAGTTTTCGAGTGATTTGATCGGAGATTTGCGGGATGAAGTGCGTAGGCTGAGAGGTGAATCAAGTGTTGCTGTGTTTGAAGATGACACTGCAGTTGTGGCTCTGCCTGAAGCTCAAAGAGGAAGAGAGGTGGTGGCTATGTCTTTGGAAGACCAGCTCAATGAGAAAAATGCAGAGATAGATGCACTGAAGGGGAAATATCAGAATGTTGTCTTTCTTTTTCTTGTCTTTGTGGTAGGTTTAGTGACAGCTAAGATGCTGCTGCAGTAAGCTTGTTTAGTGGTAGTTGTGGTCAGGTTTAGTGGTACTGGTCAGTAGTTTAGACTCAAGTGATCTTTTGGCACTGAAGATGCAagttgtggtcaggttgatccttGGTTTACTGAATGGTTGTGGTCAGGTGTTGCTGGAACTGAATGTTGATCCTAGTAATGTGTTAGCTAGGTGTCTTTGTAAAAAAGATTTGGTATGTTGATCCTAGTAATGAAGTATGTGGCCATTATGGCATTATCATCCAGTTTGAGCATGATCTAAACTCATCTAAAATGTTGAATAATATTGACATGAGCATGGTTTCTTGACAAATGACCAAATTTATGTGCATGATATGTTGACAGGAGCATCTTTGCAATAACACAAAAAGCATTGAATTCTTGAATAATGCCAAATGACCAAATATTGCAGGCATAATATGTTGACAGGAGCATGATATGTTCACAAATGACCAGATGAGACTTAGTACACATCAGACCCAACTTAGTACTACATCAGAACATACATGGTTTTGTAGCACAAACAACTTAGTTCAGAAGCAAAATCCATAAGCATTTTCTGGTACACATCAGACCAAAGTTGCAACATGCAACCATCAGAATCATTCTATCACTCAATGGTTACCACTGGCAGTAAAGAATTACATCAAGCGAGTATAATTCCCTAGGACACTTGAAGGAGCACCAGAAGTAGAAGGACCGGAAGATGAAGCTCCAGTAGCAAATCTTGGGGCAGTGAAAGGCCTTGCAAATCTTGCACTAGCTAACCCTCTAGCAGATCTGGCAGTAGCAGATCTTGCAGAAGCAGATCTTGCAGTAGCAGTCCTTGCTGGTGGCTACTATGATCCTGATGGAGTATCTTCATTCCTTGATCTTGCAGGTGGAGTGGCTTCATTCCTTGATCTTGCAGGTGgagtagctgttggggaacgtagtaatttcaaaaaaaaaatcctacgtacatgcagatcatggtgatgcatagcaacgagagggaagagtgttgtctacgtaccctcgtagaccaaaaagcggaagcgttagcgcaacgcggttgatgtagtcgtacgtcttcacgatccgaccgatcaagtaccgaacgcacgacacctccgagttcagcacacgttcaactcgatgacgtccctcgaactccgatccagccgagctatgagggagagttccgtcagcacgacggcgtggtgacgatgatgatgttctaccgacgcagggcttcgcctaagcaccgctacgatattatcgaggtggattatggtggaggggggcaccgcacacggctaagagatccaagggatcaattgttgtgtctatggggtgccccctcctccgtatataaaggagggagggaggaggtggccggccaagggggagaggcgcgcccaagggggggagtcctactcccactaggagtaggactcctccctttcctagtaggagtaggagaggggggagcaaagggagaggaggaggaggagagagggggccggccccctttgccctaaaccaattcggtttgggccttgggggggggcgccccacacctcccttgctgccctctatttccactaaggcccatgtaggcccattaagctccgggggggaggggggttccggtaacccccggtactccggtatttatccggtaacccccgaaactcttccggtgtccgaatctGGCCCTTTCCTTTTCCACCTCAAGCTTCTCAGCATAATGTGGTGTAATCTCCTACAGAGATGCCTTTCCTCTCTCTCTGTTATTATCCCACCTCACCATCTGCTTGTCCTTAATACCATCAATCATAGTCCTAATACGTTTTTTCCTAAAATCTAGGATGTACTTGTGGAACACCTCAGACAGGTTGTTAACAACCAAGTCTGTCTTGCAGTTAGTGTCAAAAGCATGCCTAGCCCATGTGTGCTTAGGTATTCCACTTAGCCACTTCCAAGCTTCCTCACTCTCATTTTTCAAGTCATTCATGGCAATGTTAAACTTGTGCTGGTTATAAGCATAGCTGGCATTATCCATGCATTTTTTAAGATCTTCCCCCCTAAACCCAGCATTCTGGAAATTTGCATAGAGGTGTCTAAGGCAAAATCTTTGATGGCAGTTTGGAAAAACTTGGTTTACTGCATTTAGTAGCCCCTGTTCACATAGCATGCTAGACTTAGCTGATGTACTACTGCATCTAGAACATAACATGCTAATGCAGAACATAACAGCAAGAACATAACAGGAAGATGCATGCATACCTTCTGTCTATCAGACATGATAGTATAACGCCCAAATTTCCCAACTTCTCCTCCTAGACATATCTtcagttggtgtagaaaccaacacTAGTTAACTGTGTCCTCTTGTCCAACAATAGCAAATGCAAGTGGGAAAATATTATTATTCCCATCTTTTCTAGTGGCAGCCAGGATTTGAGCACCAGTGGTGAGCTTAATAAAGCATCCATCAACACCtgttcactacaggaaacagctactttgccgtctgccatggcggacggcaaaggctcgaaaggcggacggcaaagacctttgccgtcagccgcggacggcaaaaggctccggcaaagaaggctacggtaaacagcttctttgccgtctgcttcctggcggcggacggcaaaggctctttgccgtctgcggcggacggcaaagagggcggacggcaatatttgcgctgtcagtccgttaagtggctaacggcagacctttgccgtccgccgcagacggcaaagagcctttggtctttgccgtctgccttatgatgtcatctacacgtcactagatgccaggttctttgccgtctgccactgtaggcaaactgcaggttctttgccgtccgccacggacggcaaagtctttgccgtctgccactgtaggcaaactgaccaaatgggtcagctcccaggaagcacagttggctgccacgtggcttctttgccgtccgcggcggacggcaaagagctctttgccgtcggtggcagacggcaaagagcctgcatattgtctgtttttctgtttttattaaatcccacaatttgcagcacatatcacatatataagtttcatatccagcacatatccaacacatatctagcacataagtttcatatcacatatcacatcagtttcatccatacacattgttcatacataaggaagttccatccatacacattgttccatccatatatatattacaatgcaaagtgtcatgaagatagcaagctagatacaatgcaaagtttcatcaaaggaaaagcaagcactccatcatagcaagctagct
Proteins encoded:
- the LOC123095728 gene encoding protein synthesis inhibitor I; the protein is MDWEEAATLQVEAVAAAAVDLSPVEAVAAAEEVEADTSVNRSIVNNQRLTPIAKLLITLVGVVIAFQPASAIKIPESINGVPLIGMEADLEDYARLAREGRRVAKMRSPFTMSREGLPVLENQTGVAKPPPAWLYNKIVNGHDQVVFLIRSDNLYIGGYINPQGIIHSFAQYSSMLPGSISLGIGGSYRDLVGRRSNLANLDLGKRAMKRALKILSRYKHGVSDFFQMTTSLARYSVVLCEAQRFTEIHESLLDKWNSRTGYYIQRPKELLVSWASLSCGVLEKWKPTLKYGKTYYYETLWNYDNVRFKLRTSKTGAPYLLRLLIKGKRCQDSIMGWGHRP